Genomic segment of Paenibacillaceae bacterium GAS479:
TGCCGTACGCCAGCCCTCATTGGTAGCAACGAGGTACATGCGAAGCGGGATGTTAGATGTGTTTTTGTTATGGAACAGCAGCCGGATTTCGCCTTGGAACTGATCATCATAAGCGATTCCTTCCGATGTCCATAACTCCGGACTGTTGCTTCGAACCAACTTGGACGGCTCAGAGTGGAATTCATAGGACAGAGTCGGGATGCTCAGCACCGACTTGCCATCAACTGGGAACATCTCGCCGATGGCAGTGAACAACTTGCCGTATTCTTCACGAGTGTACAGGACCTCATCCGAGATACGGATCGTCTTTGTAATGCTGGATGCATACCCTTCTTCATCGGTTACTTCCAGAGTAATCGACTTCTCTCCTGCCTCGAAAAATACATCTTGCTTGCCGATCCAGTATTCCTTCAGATTGGTCGTTGCATCATCCGTGCTCAAGCTTGTAAAGGTGATGCGCTCCCCTTGACGGTAAACCTCTTTGTCCGTGCGGAAATCTGCGACAGGAGGCTGGTTCGGTGCGTGTACCTCGATCGTGACTGTGAACGGATCACTCCATGCGCCCGAGGCGTCCTGCACAGAGCGAGTAATCGTATACGTTCCAGGATCAAGGAATACCTCCTGGCGACCTTGCCACTCCTCATTGACCATCGGCTCACCGGATGGAGAGCTGTATTTATCCACATAGGTTACAGGATCTCCCGTGTAGATTTTGGTAGGCTGTACACTGAAAGCGGCGCTAGGCTTGGTGTCCCAGGCCAAATTGACCTTAACGCCCGAAGCCGACACGCGACTATTCGTCGCTTGAGCCCAGGTACGGATAGGAACCATCATCGAACCATTCAGCGAAAAGGAAGCTGCTTGGCCCGTGATTTTGCCCCCATTTACAAGCACAACCTTAGTATTCATACGGAAACGGATCTCGCCGGACGCGGTGCGCGCGACGGATTCCTTGGTCTTAGCGTCGTAGGAAACGGCATAGCCGTAACGGGCAGCCATGGAGCTGAATGACGCGAACGACACGCCATTGCGGATTGTGAGCGGCTGTGCACCGATGAAGGCGGTGCCATTGAGCACCATTGACTTGCTGTTCTTAGTGAGGACGAGTAAATTGGACGCGCCGCGCGCCGTAGCGGGACTCGCAGCAATACTCCCCAGTAGAGATAAAAAGATGGAAAACGCCAACAACAACTTGAATAATTTCATGCTTCGACTCCTTTTTTGTCGGACTGCACCGGATGCCGTGCTTTCCCTATGTCGATAGCATAAACGCTTTGAACACGGGAAAGTTGCGTTTAGTCAAGGAATCGTCATAAAACGTCCACATGAAATCAACCGTTCATCTTCATATCTGTGAGGAATGCGGTGGCCATAACAATGAACAAAACGACGGAGGTCAGAGCCGCTGTTTTTCTACGGCGGCGATGCCGCACAAGCTTCTCGGGTGAGTCCTTGCGAAAGAGCGAGTCAGCGTAAGCCCGATGCAAAAACATATACCAAATCAGCGTGGCGACGAAGGCAATGTTGCTGAAAAACCAAATTACTTTCCACATAAGGCAACCTCTTTTCCATTCCCAAAATAAACATATTAGCTACCACTTTAAACGCAAAAAACCGCGGCAGCGCCAGCGGTCCATCCGAAAAGATAGGCTCCGGATTCATAGAATTTGTCCAAATATAAGAGCTAGATATACCAAAGATCAAGTAACAAATAGAACACGACGGCGCTGACAACGCTTCCTGCAAAGTAGAACCATCCGGCACGGAAACGCTCCTGGAACATTCTCAGTACACCGAGGCTGAGCAAAGAAAAAATAAGCAGAATAAAGATGACTCCTAGAACGAATAAACCAGCGGGAACACTGCTTACATCTACGGCTGACACCTTCGCCACTCCCTTATGTATGATTAGTCTTCTTGCATCATAAAGGAAGCGTTTGCCAAACGCAACCTGATTCGCCCGTGTTGAGTAAAGCTGCTCGCTCAAATTTGTCGGGTCTGCAAACTCAAAAAAAGCGAGAGGCAACTAGCCCTCGCTCAGTCCATACCTTCTTCAACGGAAATCTCAATAAAACGGCTAGCCATTTTCTTTTTCATGCGGATTCTCAGAACGCCTCCCCGCAGGACAGCACGGGTAGACCTGGGCAGAATCGGGCTTGGAAGCTTGAGCACCTGCGGTTTGCGGCCGGGCAGCCCTTCGAGTTTAAGCTTATCTTCCTTCGCCATCACGCGCATTGTATCCCAATCCGGATCTCCGTTCATGGGCAGTTTAAGCACTAAATATTCTCGACTTTCGCTCCATTTGGCTTCAATGGAAGAAATCGCCGCTTGGAACTCCTTATCCTTGCCTTCCTGTTCAGCGGTTTCCTGTAAGCCAGACAGTCCCGCCGAAGGATTGCCGCTCATTGCGCTTTCCATCATGCCTTTGACGAAGCTTGCAACCCATTCCGGATCCTTCATCATATCGAACCCTCGCGGAAGCTGCTGTTTAGACAGCCAATCCTGCATTCGATCGAATCTGCCTCCCATGGGCAATCGCCTCCTTTATGCCTTACGCTATGCATCAGCATCTCCAATGGTGACAGCTCGCGCCCTTCCGGCTCGACTTTTGGCACATTTGGGCGAATGCCGCATATAGTGGGGATAAAGGCGGCAACCCCGAATGCTTAGCGGATTGCCCACATCTACCGATTAGAGGTGAATTTCATGCCAGCTGCGATAGGCTTCGTTAATATAGTCAGCGTCGGCTCCAGCGGAGTGGTACAGTTCGGGGATACCGTTCAAATATCTCCTGCCAGCACCTCCAAAACATACGCCGGCTCCGGCTCATTTCTGACCGGCGGCTTGACTAACGCCAACAACGGACTCAGTGCTACCAACACGCTGGATCCGGATCTCCAGGATAACTCAAGTAACGAGATTGCCTCGGGAGCTAATGTCATATGAATCTGACCGTACACCAGTCCATTACCATTAATCAATTACGCGTCGACACCGTCACAAATAGCTCTGTGCTGCAGATTGGAAGTGCGGGATCAATTAGACCCGTCTCGCAGCTGTATAATTCCGGAGGCTTCAATAAACCGGCAGCACAGCTCACCAGCGAGGAAAGTGCGAACTCTCTCAACTTCGTCCCGTTGCCCAAACCAAGCTGATTCGCCAAGGAGGTGACTAACCGGATGGAACATAAGGAATCTTCCGCTCCAGGCGGTGTACAGCAGCAAGCGGAGGCTCCCCAGGTACATCCGAATCGTCCTATTCCTCTCACCTCTGCGCTAGGAGTTCTGACTGGCATGAGTGGCCTTGGAGGCAAAGGCGGCCTAGGGACGAACATTGCTTCTAATTTGCTTGGCAAAAGCATGGCCTGGCCCGGTTTGGGCGGAGCATTCCCAGGCATGATGGGCAAACCTGGAGCAGGCTTTCCACCGAAGTGGCCGCTTTACCAAGGAGCCGTTCCCGGGCAAGGTTGGCTGCAGCAACCAGGCGGGCCTGGTTTTCAAAATGGCGGGCCACAAGGATCACCATTTGCCGCGGCTCCGAAAGGGTACCCTCCCGCAGGCGGCGCAGGGTGGCCCGCCCCAAATGGCTGGCCCGCAGGGGCGGGCCAAGGGTGGCCTCCCCCCGCTGGTTCATCAGCAGGGGCCGGTCAAAATTGGCCTCCCCCGGGCCCACCGGCAGGGCCAGGGTGGCAATCCCCAGGTGGTCCAGCAAAAGGGTCGGGTCCCGGGTGGCCTGCTCCCGGGGGCCCGCCCCCAGGAGCAGTCGCAGGTTGGCCTCCCCCAGGCGGGTGGCCCGCGGGCGCTGGCCCGGGTTGGCCTGGCTCCGGTGGTCCGCCCCCAGGAGCGGGTGTCGGAAAGCAAGGAAACCTGAACAAGGAAGAGCCGATTTCCGAGCTTATCGAAGGCAGCAATACGTTTGACCTGCATGGTACAACGATCGAACTGACACCTGGCGGAATTGTTGAAATACCAGGCGAGGAGAAAGCGGAAGCAGAGTCTAACTTGCAGCACACTGGCCAGCTTGGATTTCAAGGAAGCAACTTTACCATCGCTCCTAATGGTGGACTCCAGCAAGGAGGCCAGCCAGTTGGGATCGGTATCCCTGGACTGGATCCAAACGCAATTCCAGGTGTTAATAAAAATAGTGTTCCTCAATTTTTCCAGGCTCTTGATCCTGGGTTTCCGCAGCAGTGGGAGGACTATCAAGGCTGGCCCTTTTCCGGCCCTCCTAATATGGTCCCGCTGGCAAACAACTCCGCAAGCTCCCCCAGCTTGCAGGCGGAAACCTCCACAAATATGCAAAATCCATGCTCAGGCAATCTACAAGACCCCCATTGCTTACAGCAATGCCTCGGGGCTATGGCCGCTGGTTTGGCCGAGCAGCAACAGCTTAATCTGCAGTTAACTGCTTATATGAAATTGTTATGGGAAAGGCTGCAAGAGCTGGAGACGAAGCCATCCTATACAATCGAGAAGCTGGAGTACAATTTTGATCAGCTGAAAGTAGAGCAGTTAGACGGCACGCTTAACATCGGCATGACGGCTCCTTCCGAATCGCAGCTGCAAGAATTCGGCCAAATGTCGCTGCCTAATAAACAAACGAATGCAGGAGCCAAGGTTTATCCGTTGCCGATTCCCCAAAATGCTAAAGCCGGCCCGAACAACTCCTCTAATTCTGGTGCGGTAAATAAGAGTATTGCTGCCGCGAAAGCACAACAACCCTTACAGCCGCAAGCAACCTCTAGCCAACCAGCCACTTCCGTTCAGCCGGGATTGGGCAATATTCCGGCTCCAAGTCCAGGCCTCGCTCCAGGCGCGGCGGCAATCCCCGGCTTCTCGGGCCCACCGGTTTCGAGCATGCCAGGGAATGGAGGAGCGGCTAGTAACAGCTTCTCCCAGCCAGGGTTTATTCCCGCCTCTCCCGGCTTAGGGATGCCGGGATCACAAAGCAATCTCCAGCCGGAATCCAGCCCTTTTACGACTCAGCCGACAACCGGAAGCTCTTCCTCCCCAGCTCAGGCAGC
This window contains:
- a CDS encoding spore germination protein PA/spore germination protein PF, coding for MPAAIGFVNIVSVGSSGVVQFGDTVQISPASTSKTYAGSGSFLTGGLTNANNGLSATNTLDPDLQDNSSNEIASGANVI
- a CDS encoding spore germination protein PB codes for the protein MNLTVHQSITINQLRVDTVTNSSVLQIGSAGSIRPVSQLYNSGGFNKPAAQLTSEESANSLNFVPLPKPS
- a CDS encoding Copper amine oxidase N-terminal domain-containing protein; the protein is MKLFKLLLAFSIFLSLLGSIAASPATARGASNLLVLTKNSKSMVLNGTAFIGAQPLTIRNGVSFASFSSMAARYGYAVSYDAKTKESVARTASGEIRFRMNTKVVLVNGGKITGQAASFSLNGSMMVPIRTWAQATNSRVSASGVKVNLAWDTKPSAAFSVQPTKIYTGDPVTYVDKYSSPSGEPMVNEEWQGRQEVFLDPGTYTITRSVQDASGAWSDPFTVTIEVHAPNQPPVADFRTDKEVYRQGERITFTSLSTDDATTNLKEYWIGKQDVFFEAGEKSITLEVTDEEGYASSITKTIRISDEVLYTREEYGKLFTAIGEMFPVDGKSVLSIPTLSYEFHSEPSKLVRSNSPELWTSEGIAYDDQFQGEIRLLFHNKNTSNIPLRMYLVATNEGWRTANFGVKHFGAGGPAQYEDTTGKMSTVRYMDSLLTTPQIKTTSIKPGQSKVVLSEISSSAIKTGMVYSAYADVTSDETLRFRVVVVADGKDPLKEVNRMELMPADGKHTRGSFNNATRAIDVPGVLGNKPERIVLGDNKLDPYLDGYDNTDGSLQLNRGNFGVLYKMNIQLSPRTLVALNPRGGLYTGAFIVNGSLVPVPTSGWLRSQNEAMVIYRSGNSRETLNLTYLIASGSNLPVTMIFQPLPAEKN
- a CDS encoding Spore germination protein GerPC, whose translation is MEHKESSAPGGVQQQAEAPQVHPNRPIPLTSALGVLTGMSGLGGKGGLGTNIASNLLGKSMAWPGLGGAFPGMMGKPGAGFPPKWPLYQGAVPGQGWLQQPGGPGFQNGGPQGSPFAAAPKGYPPAGGAGWPAPNGWPAGAGQGWPPPAGSSAGAGQNWPPPGPPAGPGWQSPGGPAKGSGPGWPAPGGPPPGAVAGWPPPGGWPAGAGPGWPGSGGPPPGAGVGKQGNLNKEEPISELIEGSNTFDLHGTTIELTPGGIVEIPGEEKAEAESNLQHTGQLGFQGSNFTIAPNGGLQQGGQPVGIGIPGLDPNAIPGVNKNSVPQFFQALDPGFPQQWEDYQGWPFSGPPNMVPLANNSASSPSLQAETSTNMQNPCSGNLQDPHCLQQCLGAMAAGLAEQQQLNLQLTAYMKLLWERLQELETKPSYTIEKLEYNFDQLKVEQLDGTLNIGMTAPSESQLQEFGQMSLPNKQTNAGAKVYPLPIPQNAKAGPNNSSNSGAVNKSIAAAKAQQPLQPQATSSQPATSVQPGLGNIPAPSPGLAPGAAAIPGFSGPPVSSMPGNGGAASNSFSQPGFIPASPGLGMPGSQSNLQPESSPFTTQPTTGSSSSPAQAAALGTAPSPIPLPGFTDVRSYVNGWLNESAHEILERAAKSSKIPLDPTHRQMVIEDVRRQLPERIHFYMNEELGNHRPSGTNPDNAMLSDAQLRRTAERTLRDAESALKSYVQQLARNAPEGRRR